Genomic DNA from Streptomyces venezuelae:
ACCTGCGGGAGTTCACCGGCGGGCCCACGGCGCCCGTCCGGCACGTCGACGTACTGTTCACCGCGGTCCTGGCCGCGGGACTCTGTCTCCTGGCCGCCGCCGCGGTGGGCGTGGAGACGTGGCTCGGGCGGCGCAGGGGGCTCGGCGCCGTCCTGCGACTGGGGAGAGCGGATGACCACTGATCTGGCCGCACTGGAGGCGCGGGCCCGCGCCGCGGGGCGCCCCGCGGCCGACGAGGGCCTGGTCGTCTGCGACAACCTCGTCCGTGTCTACCGCACCGAGGCGGTCGAGGTGCAGGCCCTCCAAGGCCTCGACCTGGTCGTCTCCGAGGGCGAGTGCGTGGCCCTGGTCGGCGCATCGGGGTCCGGCAAGTCCACGCTCCTGTCGATCCTCTCGGGGCTCGACCTGCCCACCGCGGGCCGCGCGAGGGTCGCGGGACACGACCTGCTCACCATGGGGCGCCGCGAGCGGCTCGGCTACCGCAGGAGCACGGTGGGCTTCGTCTGGCAGCAGACCGGCCGCAACCTGCTGCCCCATCTGACCGCCCTGGAGAACGTGGCGCTGCCGATGAAGTACACGCGCGTGCCCCGTCGTACGCGACAGGAGCGGGCGGCCGAACTGCTCGGCGTACTCGGTGTGGCGCACTGCCGCGACCGGCGGCCCGACGAGCTCTCCGGCGGCGAGCAGCAG
This window encodes:
- a CDS encoding ABC transporter ATP-binding protein; its protein translation is MTTDLAALEARARAAGRPAADEGLVVCDNLVRVYRTEAVEVQALQGLDLVVSEGECVALVGASGSGKSTLLSILSGLDLPTAGRARVAGHDLLTMGRRERLGYRRSTVGFVWQQTGRNLLPHLTALENVALPMKYTRVPRRTRQERAAELLGVLGVAHCRDRRPDELSGGEQQRVAVAVATANSPRVLLADEPTGELDTASGEDVFAALRHANEELGATVLIVTHDPLVSDQVRRTVRIRDGRTSTETLREQGGDGEEFTVLDRAGRLQLPGEYVERYGLRGRVRLTAEPGHVGVWPDRDRPAAESSGRS